A single window of Verrucomicrobiia bacterium DNA harbors:
- a CDS encoding zf-HC2 domain-containing protein: MKHPRNEEWMEFLYGESSPEEAARLAGHLKQCGQCRAEVQRWERTRQTLDLGKVEMPKVRARAVAPWLKWGMAAGFMLAIGFAVGREISPGAAQARELRASLKAELSVEMAQQLASYKKAADEKAAQDNKVILEAIEKVNVDRVTDYAQLHKDLETVAVLTQNTFQQTQQQIVTLANYSRPENKTE; the protein is encoded by the coding sequence ATGAAACATCCGCGCAACGAGGAATGGATGGAGTTTCTTTACGGCGAAAGTTCACCGGAGGAAGCCGCGCGGCTCGCGGGGCATCTCAAGCAATGCGGCCAATGCCGGGCGGAAGTGCAGCGCTGGGAGCGCACGCGCCAAACGCTTGACCTGGGCAAAGTGGAGATGCCAAAGGTGCGCGCGCGAGCGGTGGCACCGTGGTTGAAATGGGGAATGGCCGCGGGTTTTATGCTGGCGATCGGATTTGCGGTGGGCCGGGAGATTTCGCCGGGGGCGGCGCAGGCGCGGGAGCTGCGGGCGTCGCTGAAGGCTGAGTTATCGGTTGAAATGGCGCAGCAACTGGCGAGTTACAAAAAGGCAGCGGATGAAAAAGCGGCGCAGGACAATAAAGTGATTTTGGAGGCGATTGAAAAAGTGAATGTGGATCGAGTGACGGATTACGCGCAGTTGCACAAGGACCTTGAGACGGTTGCGGTGCTGACGCAGAACACGTTTCAACAGACACAACAGCAAATCGTCACGCTGGCGAACTATTCGCGGCCGGAAAACAAAACGGAATAA
- a CDS encoding TIM barrel protein, with the protein MFLTGIADEAGAAIDTQIKATTELGWKNIEARMVEAPGFPAGNIHDIPEAAFDIVVEKLAQTGVHISGFGSAIGNWGKKIDQPGESSLAETRRAIPRMQRLGTKMVRIMSFAPRDGDDQMEEERFRRLREITKLFLDAGIQPVHENCANYGGMGWPFTLKMLENVPGLKLVFDTGNPVITADRTKPKPWSQQDAWEFYSHVREHIVHVHVKDAVWAPAKKDGDYKFPGEGDGQVRKIIKDLLAHGYDAGISIEPHMAVVFHDKSVTAAPEVQYNNYVEYGRRMEKLVKEVQSELRAKPQTVGTAA; encoded by the coding sequence ATGTTTCTAACTGGCATTGCTGATGAAGCGGGCGCCGCGATTGATACGCAAATCAAGGCGACGACGGAATTGGGCTGGAAAAATATCGAGGCGCGCATGGTTGAGGCACCCGGTTTTCCGGCGGGGAATATTCATGATATTCCCGAGGCGGCGTTTGATATAGTCGTCGAGAAACTGGCGCAGACGGGAGTTCACATCAGCGGGTTTGGTTCGGCGATTGGCAACTGGGGGAAGAAAATTGATCAGCCGGGGGAATCGTCATTGGCGGAAACGCGCCGGGCGATTCCGCGCATGCAGCGGCTCGGCACGAAGATGGTGCGCATCATGAGTTTTGCGCCGCGCGATGGTGATGATCAAATGGAGGAGGAGCGTTTTCGCCGTTTGCGCGAGATCACCAAACTGTTTCTCGATGCGGGCATCCAGCCGGTGCATGAGAATTGCGCGAACTATGGCGGCATGGGCTGGCCGTTCACGCTGAAGATGCTGGAGAATGTGCCGGGGCTGAAATTGGTTTTTGATACGGGCAATCCCGTGATCACGGCGGATCGCACGAAGCCGAAACCGTGGTCGCAGCAGGACGCGTGGGAATTTTATTCGCACGTGCGCGAGCACATTGTTCATGTGCATGTGAAGGACGCTGTTTGGGCGCCCGCGAAAAAAGACGGCGATTATAAATTTCCCGGCGAAGGCGACGGGCAGGTGCGCAAGATCATCAAGGACTTGCTGGCGCATGGTTATGATGCGGGCATTTCCATCGAGCCGCACATGGCGGTGGTGTTTCATGACAAGAGCGTCACCGCCGCGCCGGAAGTGCAGTATAATAATTACGTCGAGTACGGCCGCCGGATGGAAAAACTGGTGAAGGAAGTGCAGTCGGAATTGCGCGCGAAACCGCAGACGGTTGGGACAGCGGCATAA
- a CDS encoding phage holin family protein: protein MSPKLKEFLWRWLKNVLGVALAAEMVRGIHFYRLVDLLMGTFLLSVLHYFVRPPLKAFLRILNFMTLGLLTLVINAGMLLLVGWMLGANFYVAGFWSAFWGGIIVMIVSGMVFVFEKLFFGVKVVQTFRQSAAPPPPRPRAPAGPPPGTGPIIDV, encoded by the coding sequence ATGTCACCGAAGCTAAAAGAATTTTTATGGCGCTGGTTGAAGAATGTCCTGGGCGTCGCACTGGCGGCGGAGATGGTCCGCGGGATACATTTTTACCGACTGGTGGATTTGTTGATGGGGACGTTTTTGTTGAGCGTGCTGCATTACTTTGTGAGGCCGCCGCTCAAGGCGTTTCTGCGCATTCTGAATTTCATGACGCTCGGTTTGTTGACGCTGGTGATCAATGCAGGGATGCTGCTTTTGGTGGGATGGATGCTTGGGGCGAACTTTTACGTTGCTGGTTTTTGGTCGGCGTTTTGGGGCGGGATCATCGTCATGATCGTCTCGGGAATGGTCTTTGTGTTCGAGAAGCTTTTCTTTGGCGTGAAAGTCGTGCAGACATTTCGCCAATCGGCTGCGCCGCCGCCGCCGCGCCCACGCGCCCCGGCTGGACCTCCGCCGGGCACGGGGCCGATCATTGACGTTTAA
- a CDS encoding type I phosphomannose isomerase catalytic subunit, whose translation MTLYPFIFTPIFKERVWGGRRLETLYQKKLPPSVPIGESWEISDRPGDESVIANGPLAGRDLRWLMEHHAGELLGKGKEKLDRFPLLAKILDAQDKLSLQVHPPASIAAKMGGEPKTEMWYIAEATPEADVYAGLKHGATRAEFERKIEDGTVAECFHRIMVKKGDVMFLRSGRVHALGAGSVVFEIQQNSDTTYRVYDWHRVGLDGKPRELHVEQSLASIDFEDFEPGLVKSVYPEHGAFKVRVLVDDPLFRIDACLVKRGERFHIRSEGLQILAMLHGRMEIIYEDTKLMVGPGQFVLLPACLGRVTIIAETQAEYLHVQNR comes from the coding sequence ATGACATTGTATCCATTCATATTCACGCCCATTTTCAAGGAACGCGTCTGGGGCGGACGCCGGCTTGAAACGCTTTACCAAAAGAAATTGCCACCTAGTGTGCCGATTGGCGAGTCGTGGGAAATCTCGGACCGGCCGGGCGATGAAAGTGTGATCGCGAATGGCCCGCTGGCGGGACGCGATTTGCGCTGGCTGATGGAGCATCACGCGGGCGAGTTGCTGGGCAAGGGCAAGGAGAAGCTCGACCGTTTTCCGTTGCTCGCAAAAATTCTCGACGCGCAGGACAAGCTCTCGCTGCAAGTGCATCCGCCGGCGAGCATCGCGGCGAAGATGGGCGGCGAACCCAAGACGGAGATGTGGTACATCGCGGAAGCCACGCCGGAAGCAGATGTTTACGCCGGGCTTAAACACGGCGCGACGCGCGCGGAGTTCGAGCGCAAGATTGAAGACGGCACGGTGGCGGAATGTTTTCATCGCATCATGGTGAAGAAGGGCGACGTGATGTTTTTGCGCAGCGGGCGTGTGCATGCGCTGGGCGCGGGGAGTGTGGTATTCGAGATCCAGCAGAATTCCGACACGACGTATCGCGTGTATGATTGGCATCGCGTGGGGCTCGACGGCAAGCCGCGCGAGTTGCACGTTGAGCAATCGCTGGCGAGCATTGATTTTGAGGATTTCGAGCCGGGTCTGGTGAAGAGTGTTTATCCCGAGCATGGCGCGTTCAAGGTGCGCGTGCTGGTGGATGATCCGTTGTTTCGCATTGATGCGTGCCTGGTGAAACGCGGCGAGCGGTTTCACATCCGCAGCGAGGGGTTGCAAATTCTTGCGATGCTGCATGGGCGCATGGAGATTATTTACGAGGACACGAAACTGATGGTTGGACCGGGGCAATTTGTTTTGCTGCCAGCGTGTTTGGGGCGGGTGACGATCATTGCGGAAACGCAGGCAGAGTATTTGCATGTGCAGAATCGGTGA
- a CDS encoding DUF554 family protein, whose amino-acid sequence MSGRVPMTGAILNAIGILVGGLLGLNLKRQFSGSTQLAWRGLMGVMTVVIGLHLTWIGLNGNAYQIFKQVVVVIFSLMLGRFVGRLCRIQATLNRLGQSASQRFAAARPDDPNRVSEGFTICALLFCAGPLGPIGAVQDGLMGYWGPLAVKMVMDGLAAMGFVCVFGPGVLLSAIPVLVYEGTITLAVRTMEPFLQAHHLVDSLCAVGGMLIFCVALIVLELKKLELADYLPSMLMAPIITWILQ is encoded by the coding sequence TTGAGTGGGCGGGTGCCGATGACCGGAGCCATCCTGAATGCGATTGGAATTCTCGTGGGTGGCCTGCTGGGGTTGAATCTCAAGCGCCAATTCTCCGGGAGCACGCAACTGGCGTGGCGCGGATTGATGGGGGTGATGACGGTGGTGATCGGGCTGCACCTGACGTGGATCGGCCTTAACGGAAACGCTTACCAAATCTTCAAGCAGGTGGTGGTGGTGATATTTTCCCTGATGCTTGGCCGGTTTGTGGGGCGGTTGTGTCGCATTCAGGCGACGTTGAATCGGCTGGGGCAATCGGCGAGCCAGCGGTTTGCCGCGGCGCGACCGGACGATCCCAATCGCGTGAGTGAAGGGTTCACGATTTGCGCGCTGCTGTTTTGCGCAGGACCTTTGGGGCCAATCGGCGCGGTGCAGGATGGCTTGATGGGTTATTGGGGGCCGCTCGCGGTGAAGATGGTGATGGACGGATTGGCGGCGATGGGTTTTGTGTGTGTGTTCGGTCCGGGCGTTTTGCTTTCGGCGATTCCGGTGCTGGTTTATGAGGGGACGATCACGCTGGCGGTTCGCACGATGGAGCCGTTTTTGCAGGCGCATCATTTAGTGGATTCGCTTTGTGCCGTGGGCGGGATGTTGATTTTTTGCGTGGCGTTGATTGTTTTGGAATTGAAGAAGCTGGAGTTGGCGGATTATTTGCCGAGCATGTTGATGGCGCCGATCATCACGTGGATTTTGCAGTAG
- a CDS encoding acetyl-CoA carboxylase carboxyltransferase subunit alpha, with protein MKNLLDFEKPIFELQKKLDELKKHPETHSLDVSFEDEIVQMEKKITETSRQIFSNLTPWQRIQLARHPKRPFTLDYLSSTFTDFNELHGDRLFGEDRAMVGGFARLDGRKVMVIGTQKGRDAKENVLRNFGYANPEGYRKALRLMRLADKFNLPIITLIDTMGAYPGIGAEERHIAESIAVNLREMMLLEVPSIAVIIGEGGSGGALGIGVTDRVLIMENAYYSVIAPEACASILWRDRTAAPKAAEALKITARNLLEFKLVDDVIPEPLGGAHNDKAAMSDTLKKYLLAHLQELDKISPTKRLKQRYQRFRSHGQVLEKSTNGA; from the coding sequence ATGAAAAACCTGCTCGATTTCGAGAAGCCCATCTTCGAGTTGCAGAAGAAACTGGATGAGTTGAAAAAACATCCGGAAACCCACTCGCTGGATGTCAGCTTCGAGGACGAGATTGTGCAAATGGAGAAAAAGATCACGGAGACCAGCCGCCAGATTTTTTCAAACCTGACTCCGTGGCAACGCATCCAGCTCGCGCGGCACCCCAAGCGGCCATTCACGCTGGATTATCTTTCGTCCACCTTTACGGATTTCAATGAACTGCACGGCGACCGTTTGTTCGGTGAAGACCGCGCGATGGTCGGTGGATTTGCCCGTCTGGATGGCCGCAAGGTCATGGTGATCGGCACGCAGAAAGGCCGCGATGCGAAGGAAAATGTTTTGCGCAATTTCGGTTATGCGAATCCTGAGGGTTATCGCAAGGCGCTTCGCCTGATGCGCCTGGCCGATAAATTCAATCTGCCGATCATTACTTTGATTGACACGATGGGCGCTTACCCGGGCATCGGCGCAGAGGAGCGGCATATTGCTGAATCCATTGCGGTGAATCTGCGCGAGATGATGCTGCTGGAAGTTCCGTCTATTGCCGTGATCATCGGTGAAGGCGGGTCGGGCGGGGCGCTGGGCATCGGCGTGACGGACCGCGTTTTGATCATGGAGAATGCGTATTATTCCGTCATCGCGCCGGAAGCTTGCGCGAGTATTTTGTGGCGGGACCGCACCGCCGCGCCCAAGGCGGCGGAAGCGTTGAAAATTACCGCCCGCAATCTATTGGAATTCAAACTGGTGGACGACGTGATTCCTGAGCCGCTGGGTGGCGCGCATAATGACAAAGCCGCCATGTCCGATACGCTCAAAAAATATCTGCTCGCGCATTTGCAGGAACTGGACAAAATTTCGCCGACGAAGCGTCTCAAGCAGCGTTACCAGCGGTTTCGTTCGCACGGCCAGGTGCTCGAGAAGTCCACGAATGGCGCTTGA
- the trmB gene encoding tRNA (guanosine(46)-N7)-methyltransferase TrmB, with translation MHEPVPNSPARLTLIYQIISIIERLDFASLFPTSQPLEVELGSGDGSFLVNYAKLHPERNFLGVERLLGRLRKLDRKARRAGLANLCGVRIESAYLVEYLLPPQSVSALHIYFPDPWPKRKHRKNRLINDRFTQIAHKVLAPKGIVYLRTDDEDYFNQMVTAFAANKDFGLTETPEELSAVVTDFERNFHARGVGTLRAAYFKMG, from the coding sequence ATGCACGAACCCGTTCCGAACTCGCCCGCCCGCCTCACGTTGATTTACCAAATCATTTCCATCATCGAACGGCTCGATTTCGCGTCCCTTTTTCCCACATCGCAACCGCTCGAAGTGGAACTCGGCAGCGGCGATGGCTCATTCCTCGTGAATTACGCCAAGCTGCATCCCGAACGCAATTTTTTGGGCGTGGAACGGTTGCTCGGACGCCTGCGCAAGCTCGACCGCAAGGCTCGCCGCGCCGGTCTCGCCAACCTCTGCGGCGTGCGAATCGAGTCGGCGTATCTCGTGGAATATTTGCTCCCCCCGCAATCCGTGTCCGCCCTGCACATTTATTTTCCCGACCCGTGGCCCAAGCGCAAACATCGCAAAAATCGTTTGATCAACGACCGCTTTACCCAAATCGCGCACAAAGTTCTGGCTCCAAAAGGCATCGTTTATTTGCGCACCGACGACGAGGATTATTTTAATCAAATGGTGACCGCCTTCGCCGCGAATAAAGATTTCGGCCTCACCGAAACACCGGAAGAACTAAGCGCCGTCGTGACCGATTTCGAGCGAAACTTCCACGCCCGCGGCGTCGGCACCTTGCGCGCCGCTTATTTCAAGATGGGCTGA
- the secA gene encoding preprotein translocase subunit SecA: MIGYIVKKFIGSKNDREIRKLRPMVERINQAEAELQKLPEDALRQKTADWKARLAAIDNPTELAAAVDEILPEAFAVVKNACRRMCGRDVIVRGQPLRWEMVPFDVQLVGGVSLHTGKIAEMATGEGKTLVATLPVYLNALTGRGVHVVTVNDYLASRDSEWMGAVYKFLGLTVGCIVHDQSPSVRREQYNCDITYGTNAEFGFDYLRDNGMATRREDQVQRGHYFAIVDEVDSILIDEARTPLIISGPAVVQVNNQYGEFKPVVESVVFAQQKLCGRFLKEAEELLVKLRANDKSSSENLERQIGLLLYRVKLGQPTSLELMKILEEPSNQRLMQDAELSLHGDQSKKELYAEKEELFFAIDEKSHEADLTEKGRNFLSPKDPDAFMLPDLGTALHEVDTGVETDPRKRLEAKAKLQSEFEAKAQRIHSIAQLLKAYSLYIKDVQYVVQDNKVIIVDENTGRLMTGRRWSDGLHQAVEAKEGVEIERETQTLATITIQNYFRLYRKLAGMTGTAETEAGEFLDIYKLGVAVIPTNRVVARKDKNDSVYKTKREKFEAALKEIQTIHQQGRPILVGTISVEVSEFLSRLLKKAGIVHSVLNAKFHQQEAEIVQRAGQLGAVTIATNMAGRGTDIKLGQGVSELGGLHVIGTERHESRRIDRQLRGRCARQGDPGSTHFFISLEDDLMRLFGSDRIVKVMERMGLEENQELEHPWLNRSIEQAQKRVEEHNFQIRKRTLEYDDVMNKQREVIYGFRNEIINSPDVRDRLMDIMEEVVIQKIEQFTSNTQDTAEWRLRSLSDWVNLNFPLGMPEEEIVKAAHDNQETPVPGSVFDGLSPAQFGACNFISDSVRKAYELKISFENPEAIKSVERYTILTAIDRLWQEHLYEMDSLRYSIGLRAHGQRDPLIEYKAEAFKIFEELMINIKTEICHGIFRSASSLMAFENFLKNAPQRTLHQSSSAFGGDAPAAKGNASDVVSEANAAVEKAKPVRSGPKVGRNDPCPCGSGKKYKNCCGR, from the coding sequence ATGATCGGATATATTGTCAAAAAGTTCATCGGGTCGAAGAATGACCGGGAAATCCGGAAGCTGCGTCCCATGGTGGAGCGCATCAACCAGGCCGAGGCGGAATTACAGAAGCTTCCCGAGGATGCTTTGCGGCAAAAGACCGCCGATTGGAAGGCGCGCCTCGCCGCGATTGATAATCCGACAGAGCTGGCGGCGGCGGTGGATGAAATTTTGCCCGAAGCTTTTGCGGTCGTCAAAAATGCCTGCCGCCGCATGTGCGGGCGGGATGTCATTGTGCGAGGCCAGCCGCTCAGATGGGAGATGGTTCCATTTGATGTGCAGCTCGTCGGCGGAGTTTCCCTGCACACTGGCAAGATCGCCGAAATGGCCACGGGCGAAGGCAAAACCCTCGTCGCCACGCTGCCGGTTTATCTGAATGCCCTTACTGGCCGCGGCGTGCATGTCGTGACGGTGAATGATTATCTGGCGTCGCGCGATAGCGAATGGATGGGCGCGGTTTATAAATTTCTCGGCCTGACTGTGGGTTGTATCGTGCATGATCAGTCGCCGAGCGTCCGCCGCGAGCAATATAATTGCGACATCACTTACGGAACCAATGCGGAGTTCGGTTTCGATTATCTGCGCGATAACGGCATGGCCACGCGCCGGGAGGACCAAGTCCAGCGCGGTCATTATTTCGCGATTGTTGACGAAGTGGATTCGATCCTGATTGATGAAGCCCGCACGCCGCTGATCATCAGCGGGCCGGCCGTGGTGCAGGTGAACAATCAATACGGCGAATTCAAGCCGGTGGTGGAATCGGTGGTGTTTGCGCAGCAAAAGCTTTGCGGGCGTTTCCTCAAGGAAGCGGAAGAACTGCTGGTTAAGTTGCGCGCGAATGACAAGTCGAGTTCGGAAAATCTCGAACGGCAAATCGGTTTGTTGCTTTATCGCGTTAAACTCGGCCAGCCGACGTCGCTCGAGTTGATGAAGATTCTGGAAGAGCCCTCGAACCAGCGGTTGATGCAGGATGCCGAGTTGTCGTTGCACGGCGATCAATCGAAGAAGGAACTTTACGCGGAGAAGGAAGAATTATTTTTCGCGATTGATGAGAAGAGCCACGAGGCGGACCTGACCGAGAAGGGCCGCAATTTTCTCAGTCCGAAAGATCCCGACGCTTTCATGCTGCCCGACCTCGGCACGGCGTTGCATGAAGTGGATACGGGCGTCGAAACCGACCCGCGCAAGCGGCTGGAAGCGAAGGCCAAGCTGCAATCCGAGTTTGAGGCCAAGGCGCAGCGCATCCATTCCATCGCGCAGTTGCTCAAGGCCTACAGTCTTTACATCAAGGACGTGCAGTATGTAGTCCAGGATAACAAAGTCATCATCGTGGATGAAAACACGGGCCGCTTGATGACGGGCCGCCGCTGGAGCGATGGGTTGCATCAAGCCGTCGAAGCGAAGGAAGGCGTGGAGATCGAACGCGAAACGCAAACGCTCGCGACGATCACGATCCAGAATTATTTCCGCCTCTATCGCAAACTCGCAGGCATGACCGGCACGGCGGAAACCGAGGCGGGCGAATTTCTCGACATTTATAAATTGGGCGTGGCCGTCATCCCGACCAATCGGGTGGTCGCGCGCAAAGACAAAAACGATTCCGTCTATAAGACCAAGCGCGAAAAATTCGAAGCGGCGCTCAAGGAAATCCAGACCATCCATCAGCAGGGCCGTCCGATTCTGGTAGGCACGATTTCGGTTGAGGTCAGCGAATTTCTTTCCCGCCTGTTGAAGAAGGCGGGCATCGTGCATTCGGTGTTGAACGCGAAATTCCACCAGCAGGAAGCGGAGATCGTCCAGCGTGCCGGCCAATTAGGCGCGGTCACCATCGCGACGAACATGGCGGGCCGCGGCACGGATATTAAACTGGGGCAGGGGGTTTCCGAGCTTGGCGGTTTGCACGTCATCGGCACGGAGCGGCATGAATCCCGCCGCATTGACCGGCAGTTGCGCGGACGTTGCGCGCGCCAGGGCGATCCGGGTTCGACGCATTTTTTCATTTCGCTGGAAGACGATTTGATGCGCTTGTTCGGTTCCGACCGCATTGTAAAAGTGATGGAGCGCATGGGCCTCGAGGAGAACCAGGAGTTGGAACATCCGTGGCTGAATCGTTCGATCGAGCAGGCGCAAAAACGCGTTGAAGAACACAATTTCCAGATCCGCAAACGCACGTTGGAATATGACGACGTGATGAACAAGCAGCGCGAAGTCATCTACGGCTTCCGCAATGAAATCATCAATTCGCCGGATGTCCGCGACCGCCTCATGGACATCATGGAAGAGGTGGTCATCCAGAAGATCGAGCAGTTCACCTCGAACACGCAGGACACGGCTGAATGGCGTTTGCGCTCGTTGTCGGATTGGGTGAATTTGAATTTCCCGCTCGGCATGCCGGAGGAGGAAATCGTCAAAGCGGCGCATGACAACCAGGAAACGCCCGTGCCCGGATCGGTGTTCGATGGCTTGAGCCCGGCGCAATTTGGGGCGTGCAATTTTATTTCCGACAGCGTGCGCAAGGCGTACGAGTTGAAGATCAGTTTCGAGAATCCCGAGGCGATCAAGTCGGTCGAGCGTTACACGATTTTGACGGCGATTGACCGGTTGTGGCAGGAGCATCTTTACGAGATGGACAGCTTGCGTTACAGCATCGGCCTGCGCGCCCACGGCCAGCGCGATCCGCTGATCGAATACAAGGCGGAGGCTTTCAAGATTTTCGAGGAATTGATGATCAACATCAAAACGGAAATCTGTCACGGCATTTTCCGCAGCGCATCGAGCCTGATGGCGTTCGAGAATTTTTTGAAGAACGCTCCGCAAAGAACCTTGCATCAATCTTCGAGCGCGTTTGGCGGCGATGCTCCGGCGGCCAAAGGCAACGCCAGCGACGTGGTCAGTGAAGCGAATGCGGCGGTCGAAAAAGCCAAGCCAGTGCGTTCGGGACCGAAGGTTGGACGAAACGATCCTTGTCCTTGCGGCAGCGGGAAGAAGTATAAGAACTGTTGCGGACGATAA
- a CDS encoding RNA polymerase sigma factor yields MALNLVTGGKREVETSMAGTFLSAGIFGVTDEQAMWRVKMDDDAQAFAQLVRRWEKPIQSLCARMTGDTHRGQDLTQEAFARVFAGRKDYQASGKFATFLWRVALNLCYDELRKVGRRRESLLEDGGEESESETLVAANPAPDFALVEQERAEAVRCALLKLSEPYRTVVVMRHYEGLKFREISEVLEIPEGTVKSRMAEALAQLNDILTGLLNERESVCKTKTSPQVPAI; encoded by the coding sequence ATGGCGTTAAACCTTGTGACGGGTGGGAAACGCGAAGTGGAAACCAGCATGGCGGGAACATTTTTGAGCGCGGGGATTTTTGGCGTCACGGACGAGCAGGCGATGTGGCGCGTCAAGATGGACGACGACGCGCAGGCGTTTGCCCAACTGGTGCGGCGCTGGGAGAAGCCGATCCAATCGCTTTGCGCGCGCATGACCGGCGATACGCATCGCGGACAGGATTTGACGCAGGAGGCGTTCGCGCGGGTGTTCGCGGGGCGGAAGGATTACCAGGCGTCGGGAAAATTCGCGACGTTCCTTTGGCGGGTCGCGCTGAACTTGTGCTACGACGAGTTGCGCAAGGTCGGCCGCCGCCGGGAATCGCTGCTCGAAGACGGCGGTGAGGAAAGCGAAAGCGAAACTCTCGTGGCGGCAAATCCCGCGCCGGATTTTGCGCTGGTGGAACAGGAGCGCGCCGAGGCGGTGCGTTGCGCGCTGCTGAAATTGTCCGAGCCGTATCGCACCGTGGTGGTCATGCGGCATTACGAGGGGCTGAAATTCCGCGAGATCAGCGAGGTTTTGGAAATTCCCGAAGGCACCGTGAAATCGCGCATGGCCGAGGCGCTTGCGCAACTAAACGACATATTAACCGGTTTATTGAACGAAAGAGAATCCGTATGCAAAACGAAAACGAGTCCGCAAGTCCCCGCGATATGA
- a CDS encoding Gfo/Idh/MocA family oxidoreductase produces MNTVRLGIIGMGNIGRHHADYLRAGKVGRCELVAVCSTSPEKLEKYAPLKIFADGEELIRSGEVDAVLIATPHYQHTSLGICALENGVHAMVEKPISAHKADAEKLIATYQKQKQKNKGLVFGGMFQLRVESRYAKIRRLIESGELGEITRVNWIITDWYRTDAYYSSSEWRATWKGEGGGVLLNQCLHNLDVLQWLCGMPARVRGFCQLGRFHKIEVEDNVTAYFEYPNGATGVFITSTGEAPGTNRFEIAGTRGKIVLEKDKLFFTRNEVPMDEFCKSSKVGFLKPEVWNVEIPIENATAPHAALMQNFVDAILDGAPLIAPGPDGIHSVELANVMLYSSLTGKTVELPMDSKAYEKKLKQLIAGSTAKKKVVKVSTEDFAKSFSR; encoded by the coding sequence ATGAACACAGTGCGGCTTGGGATTATCGGCATGGGAAATATTGGCAGGCATCACGCCGATTATTTGCGCGCGGGAAAAGTCGGCCGGTGCGAACTGGTGGCGGTTTGTTCGACGTCGCCGGAGAAGCTTGAGAAGTACGCGCCGTTGAAAATTTTTGCTGATGGTGAGGAACTGATTCGTTCGGGGGAGGTGGATGCGGTGCTCATCGCCACGCCGCATTATCAGCATACCAGCCTGGGGATTTGCGCGCTCGAAAACGGCGTGCATGCGATGGTGGAAAAACCGATTTCAGCGCACAAGGCGGATGCGGAAAAGTTGATCGCCACGTATCAAAAGCAAAAGCAGAAAAATAAGGGGCTGGTTTTCGGGGGAATGTTTCAACTGCGCGTGGAATCGCGTTACGCGAAGATTCGCCGGTTAATCGAGAGCGGTGAGTTGGGGGAAATCACGCGGGTGAATTGGATCATCACTGATTGGTATCGCACGGATGCCTATTATTCGAGCAGCGAGTGGCGCGCGACGTGGAAGGGCGAGGGCGGGGGCGTGCTGCTGAATCAATGCCTGCATAATCTCGACGTGCTGCAATGGCTTTGTGGCATGCCGGCGCGGGTGCGCGGGTTTTGCCAGCTTGGGCGGTTTCACAAGATCGAGGTTGAAGACAATGTCACCGCGTATTTTGAATATCCGAACGGGGCGACGGGCGTTTTTATCACGTCCACCGGGGAAGCGCCGGGAACGAACCGGTTTGAAATCGCCGGCACGCGCGGCAAGATTGTTTTGGAAAAGGACAAATTGTTTTTCACGCGCAACGAAGTTCCGATGGATGAGTTTTGCAAATCGTCCAAGGTGGGATTTCTGAAACCGGAAGTGTGGAATGTGGAAATTCCGATTGAGAATGCCACCGCGCCGCATGCGGCCCTGATGCAGAATTTTGTGGATGCGATTCTGGACGGCGCGCCGCTGATTGCGCCCGGGCCGGATGGAATTCATTCTGTCGAACTGGCGAATGTGATGTTATATTCGTCGCTGACGGGCAAGACAGTGGAATTGCCGATGGACAGCAAGGCTTACGAGAAAAAATTGAAGCAGTTGATCGCAGGTTCCACGGCGAAAAAGAAAGTGGTGAAAGTTTCCACGGAAGATTTTGCGAAATCGTTCAGCCGATAG